The following are from one region of the Peromyscus leucopus breed LL Stock chromosome 18, UCI_PerLeu_2.1, whole genome shotgun sequence genome:
- the Slc6a15 gene encoding sodium-dependent neutral amino acid transporter B(0)AT2, with protein MPKNSKVVKRDLDDEVIESVKDLLSNEDSPEDAFKKSELIVDVQEEKDTDAEDGSETDDERPAWNSKLQYILAQVGFSVGLGNVWRFPYLCQKNGGGAYLLPYLILLLVIGIPLFFLELSVGQRIRRGSIGVWNYISPKLGGIGFASCVVCYFVALYYNVIIGWTLFYFSQSFQQPLPWDQCPLVKNASHTYIEPECEKSSATTYYWYREALDITSSISESGGLNWKMTVCLLAAWVMVCLAMIKGIQSSGKIMYFSSLFPYVVLVCFLIRSLLLNGSIDGIRHMFTPKLEMMLEPKVWREAATQVFFALGLGFGGVIAFSSYNKRDNNCHFDAVLVSFINFITSVLATLVVFAVLGFKANIVNEKCISQNSEMILKFLKMGNISRDVIPHHINLSAVTVEDYHLVYDIIQKVKEEEFAVLHLNSCQIEDELNKAVQGTGLAFIAFTEAMTHFPASPFWSVMFFLMLINLGLGSMFGTIEGIITPIVDTFKVRKEILTVICCLLAFCIGLIFVQRSGNYFVTMFDDYSATLPLLIVVILENIAVSFVYGIDKFIEDLTDMLGFAPSRYYYYTWKYVSPLMLLTLLIASIVNMGLSPPGYNAWIEEKASEEFLSYPMWGMAVCFSLMALAILPVPVVFVIRRCNLIDDSSGNLASVTYKRGRVLKEPVNLEGDDASLIHGKIPSEMSSPNFGKNIYRKQSGSPTLDTAPNGRYGIGYLMADMPDMPESDL; from the exons ATGCCTAAGAATAGCAAAGTGGTAAAAAGAGATTTAGACGATGAGGTCATTGAGTCTGTCAAGGACCTTCTGTCCAATGAAGATTCACCTGAAGATGCTTTTAAGAAGAGTGAACTGATTGTCGATGTTCAAGAAGAGAAAGATACAGATGCTGAAGATGGATCGGAAACTGATGATGAAAGGCCAGCTTGGAACAGCAAACTGCAATACATTCTGGCTCAAGTTGGATTTTCTGTAGGTCTGGGAAATGTGTGGCGATTCCCATACCTATGTCAGAAGAACGGAGGTG GTGCATATCTTTTACCATATTTAATACTACTTCTGGTAATAGGAATTCCCCTCTTTTTCCTGGAACTTTCGGTGGGTCAAAGAATTCGGAGAGGCAGCATCGGAGTTTGGAATTACATAAGCCCTAAACTGGGCGGGATTGGATTCGCTAGCTGTGTA GTGTGCTATTTTGTGGCTCTTTACTACAATGTCATCATTGGCTGGACGTTGTTTTACTTTTCTCAGTCTTTTCAACAACCTCTTCCTTGGGATCAGTGCCCCCTGGTGAAAAACGCATCGCACACTT ATATTGAGCCTGAATGTGAAAAAAGTTCGGCCACTACCTATTACTGGTACAGGGAAGCCCTGGATATCACCAGCTCCATCTCTGAAAGTGGCGGCTTGAACTGGAAGATGACTGTCTGCCTGCTGGCTGCCTGGGTCATGGTTTGTCTGGCCATGATCAAAGGCATTCAGTCTTCTGGAAAA ATCATGTATTTTAGTTCTCTGTTCCCTTACGTGGTACTTGTATGCTTCCTAATCAGATCCCTGCTATTAAATGGTTCAATTGATGGCATCCGACACATGTTCACCCCTAAG CTGGAAATGATGCTGGAGCCCAAGGTGTGGAGAGAGGCAGCCACTCAGGTCTTCTTTGCCTTAGGTCTGGGATTTGGTGGAGTCATTGCCTTTTCGAGTTATAACAAGAGAGACAACAACTGCCACTTTGACGCCGTCCTCGTGTCCTTCATCAATTTTATCACTTCTGTCCTGGCCACACTGGTGGTGTTCGCAGTGCTGGGGTTCAAAGCCAATATCgtaaatgaaaaatgcatttcaCA AAATTCCGAGATGATcttgaaatttttgaaaatggGAAACATTAGCCGGGATGTCATTCCCCATCACATTAACCTTTCAGCTGTCACTGTGGAAGATTATCATTTAGTTTATGACATCATTCAAAAAGTGAAGGAAGAGGAGTTTGCTGTTCTTCATCTCAACTCCTGTCAGATCGAGGATGAGCTAAATAAA GCTGTGCAGGGCACTGGATTGGCTTTCATTGCCTTTACAGAAGCCATGACTCATTTCCCGGCATCTCCCTTCTGGTCAGTGATGTTTTTCCTCATGCTGATAAATCTCGGGCTTGGCAGCATGTTTGGAACCATTGAAGGGATCATCACACCTATCGTGGACACGTTCAAAGTGAGGAAGGAAATACTCACTG ttatcTGTTGCCTCCTAGCATTTTGTATCGGCCTGATATTTGTGCAGCGCTCTGGAAATTACTTTGTCACAATGTTTGATGATTATTCTGCTACATTGCCTCTGCTAATTGTGGTCATCTTGGAGAATATTGCTGTAAGCTTTGTTTATGGCATAGATAA GTTTATAGAAGACCTAACGGATATGTTAGGCTTTGCGCCAAGCAGATATTACTATTACACGTGGAAATACGTTTCCCCTTTAATGCTACTAACATTGCTAATTGCTAGCATTGTGAATATGGGATTGAGTCCTCCAGGCTATAATGCATGGATCGAGGAGAAG GCATCAGAAGAATTTCTGAGCTATCCAATGTGGGGGAtggctgtctgtttctctctgatgGCTCTTGCAATACTTCCTGTCCCGGTTGTTTTCGTCATTCGTCGATGCAACCTCATAGATGATAGTTCCGGTAACTTGGCCTCTGTGACGTATAAGAGAGGAAGAGTCCTGAAAGAGCCTGTAAACTTGGAAGGAGACGATGCAAGCCTCATTCACGGAAAGATACCGAGTGAAATGTCATCTCCAaattttggtaaaaatatttaTCGAAAACAAAGTGGTTCCCCGACACTGGACACCGCTCCCAATGGACGCTATGGGATTGGGTATTTGATGGCAGACATGCCAGATATGCCAGAGTCAGACTTGTAG